Within Bacillus sp. FJAT-45350, the genomic segment TACGTAAATCAGCAATTCTTCCTTTTTCTTTAAAAAGGTGTACTTGTTCTCCGCTCACAACTGCAATCCCAGCTGAGTCATAACCACGATATTCAAGTCGTTCTAATCCACGTAACAAAATTTCTTTTGCATCGTCCGTTCCAATATATCCTACAATTCCGCACATATGTGCTAGCCTCCCTAGATTAGGGGGACAAGGGCTCCTTTGGGGCACTCTTGCCCCCACTCTTTTTAGATTTTAATGACACCATTGACTTTGACTTTGTGCAAAGAGTCACCTCTTTGTTTTTTCAAAGACTTTCGGTTGTGGTATTGCAACCGAGGGGCATCCGCCGAACTTCGATATTCCCCTTCCTCGTCAACTATTTCAACAAATAGTCCAGGCGCTTATAAATAACGTGCTACTGTCGCTCCTCCCTTTTTAAACTCAAAGTTAATCATACTACAATACGACAAAAGGGGTCAATATCCATAAAGAACCAGTTCCTAGTAGACTGTGACAAATTCTTGTAGTTCCACCTGTGAATACACTACTACCATTGAAATCAATCAAAGAATTAGTCTATTGCTTCACTGCTATTGTGCGGAGCTACCCATCATTGAGTAAGCTTTATTACTCAACACTAATGTCACTTAATACGAGGCAGTTTATCTGTTAAGCCTTATAAAATAAAAATATGCATAGAGGGCACCTGTTGTGCCTCTACGCATTAGCTCTTTTTTTATTCTTCTTTAAATCCAAGCTCTTCTTGCACTACGTCAGCAATCGACGTTACAAAGCGCTCACATAATTCTTCTGTCTCTGCTTCCACCATCACTCGTACAAGTGGTTCCGTTCCAGATGGACGTACAAGAACACGTCCGTTGCCATTCATTTCTTTTTCTACTGCCTCAATAGCCTCTACTACTTTATTGTTAGTTTGAACTGCTTCTTTATCTACAACTTTAATATTTACTAGCGTTTGCGGGAATTTCTCCATCTCTCCTGCAAGCTGAGACAATGGTTTTTTCGTAAGCTTCATAATATTAACTAACTGAAGCGCAGAAAGTAAACCGTCTCCTGTCGTAATGTGGTCTAAGAAAATGATATGACCAGATTGCTCACCACCAAGGTTGAAGCCACCTTTTCTCATTTCCTCCATAACATAACGGTCACCTACACCTGTTTGTCTTGTATCAACATCATTTGCCTCTAATGCTTTATAGAAGCCTAAGTTACTCATAACTGTAGTTACGACCGTATTATGCTTTAACCAGCCTTGCTCTTTCATAAACTTCGCACAGATGAACATAATTTGGTCACCATCAACGATGTGTCCATTCTCATCCACTGCAATTAATCTGTCCGCATCACCATCAAAAGCAAGACCTAAGTCCGCTTTCTTATCTAATACTAATTGTGCAAGTGCTTCTGGATGAGTAGAACCTACACCATCATTAATATTGACTCCATTTGGTGACGTACCCATTGTAGAAATATCTGCTTCTAAATCTGCAAATAAATGTGGAGCTAAGGAAGACGCTGCACCATGTGCACAGTCAAGGGCAATATGTAGCCCTGAGAAATCTTCGTGTACAGTCTGTTTTAAAAACTGTAAATATTTTTGTCCACCTTCGAAATAATCATTAACCTGGCCTAAATCAGCCCCTACTGGACGAGGTAATGTATCTTCCTCATCAAGTAATGTTTCTATTTCTTTTTCCTGTACATCAAGTAGCTTAAAGCCATCCGGACCAAAGAACTTAATTCCATTATCCTCTACTGGATTATGAGAAGCAGATATCATAACACCTGCTTGAGCACTTAACGCTTTTGTTAAGAAAGCCACACCTGGTGTTGAAATCACACCTAATCTCATAACTTCTGCTCCAACACTTAGAAGACCAGCAATTAATGCCCCCTCAAGCATTTCACCTGAAATACGTGTATCACGTCCAATGAGGACTTTAGGTTTTTCTGTGTCCTTTGTTAGGACATACCCACCGATACGTCCTAGTTTAAATGCTAGCTCAGGGGTTAACTGTGTATTAGCTATTCCCCTAACTCCATCTGTCCCAAAATACTTACCCATGTAAAAATCTCTCCTTCAATGAACATTGTTTATCCATGTTAATTTCAACTCTATTCGTTACTTTGTTCTTTTATTATGACAGTTGCTTTTTGTGATGAGGACTCAAACGATAAGTTCTGTGGTCCGATTACTTGAATCTCAATCTCATGCTCTCCAAGTGCTAGCTCGTTTACATCTATAAACGCTTGAATATTCTCTGGATTTACTTTTTCTAATAATGCAGTAGTACCTTTCAACGTAACATTTACTAGCTGATTAACTGGACTTTCAAAGATAAGCTCTAGCCCTTCTGATAAGCCATTAATATCAACAGGTACTTCTTCTATTAGAAGAGTTTCTTCCTTATTAAGCTCGACTGTTACATTGATTACCTGTGGGTCAACCCTTTCAACTCCCCTCGGTCTTGGGACAGCAAGCTGAAGTGTCTGACTTTCTGTAATCGTGCTTAAATCTATTTCAAGTCCCTCAATAATTGATATCTGTCCAATAACATCTCTTGGACCAAAAATTGTTACTTCTTTTGGCTCTAAAATCACCGATTCTACACTTAAGCCTTCTGGAGGTTCACCCTGCTTACTAACCTTGACTGGTACCTCTTTATAAGGACTCGTAATTGGAACACGTACATCGACTATCGCTGGTTCAATATCTAGATGAAGTTCGTTCCCCACTTGGTCATAAACCTTAACGGGAACCCCTTTTTCGATTGTCCTATCTGCACCTTGTACATCTACATATGCTTTTGCAATCGCTACTTGTTCGATAATTTCCTCGGCTGCTGTTATTTCTATAGTAACAGGAGTAACAATAGGCGTTCCTACTGTATATCCTTCAGCAACTTCATCACTGTTCACTAAATCAACGGTTACCGGTAGAGTCATTGTTTTCTTTTCTTGTAAAACGACTCTTACAAATTGAGGAACGACGGATACTGATAGTTCACGAGGGAAGCCTTTAGTATGAATGCTTACATGATGAACACCAGGACCCTTATCCTGTAAATCAACAAATACCTCATAATTTGGTCGCGCCACCTGGAACTGAATTAGTGCCCCCTGAGGGCCTGTTAAATTCACTTGAACCGACTCAGTCATCTCAGTGACAACATATTGGTCCTCATCAAAGTGAGCGACTAATGGAACATCTGTTAACGTATGTGAGCCTTTACTAACTCCCGGAAGTACACTTGGTTGATTTGTGAAATTATCAGCGTTTACCATCAAAAATAACATGAGGGCAATAAAAAACGAGATTAGCTTTACAAACCATGGACTAGTAAATAGCTTATCCATCCTTCTTCCCTCCCCACTGCCAACGTGCTGAAGAGGTTTGTACTTGAGTTATTAACTCTCTTTTCAACAATTCATGTAACTTCTCTTCATCTAAATCACGATGAAGCTCTCCATTTTTCGTAAGAGAGATATTTCCTGTTTCTTCTGATACAACTAGAGTAATACAATCAGTCACTTCACTAATTCCAAGTGCTGCACGGTGTCTCGTCCCTAACTCCTTTGATATAAAAGGATTCTCTGATAGCGGTAAGTAACAAGCTGCAGCCATTATCTTATTTTCTTTTATAATAACAGCACCATCATGTAATGGTGTATTTGGTATAAAGACATTGATAAGTAACTCTGATGTTAAATCTGAGTTCATTGAAATCCCTGTCTCTACGTAGTCATTCATTCCCGTTTCCCGTTCAATCGAGAGTAACGCACCGATACGACGCTTGGCCATATAGTTAGCAGCCTTTACAATCGCTTCAATTGATTTCGACGTTTCCTCTTCTTGTGGAATAGTAGAGCGAGAAAATAGGCGACCTCTCCCTAACTGTTCCAACGCCCTTCTCAGCTCCGGCTGAAAGATGATGATAATGGCAAGTAACCCGTAAGTTACGGTTTGATACATTAACCATTCAAGAGTACGCAAACCAAAAAAGCTACTTAAAAACCATATCCCAAGGATAACGGTAATTCCTTTTAATAACTGAACAGCTCTTGTGCCTCGTATAATCATTATTAATTTGTATATTACGTAGGTAACAAGTAATATATCTACTATCTGCCCCAAGTAATTGAGCAGTTGAAAATCTTCTCCCAAAAACATGGCACTTCCTCCAAACCTTTAGCATCAGGAACTACTTTTTTATATTTATAGCTTTATCATTATACCATATTTTAAAACCTATCGTATGCATCATACAGTCCGTCAATGAATACTAGAGCCTCTCTTTTTCCCACTGATGTACGAAACTTACTTACTAGTCTATATTCTCTTTTTCGTTACCTACCACGGTCGTTACATCAGAGAAGAAGCTCTTAATGTGATACCAAATCCATTCTAATACTTGGGTCACCTCATCTATTTCTCCAGATACAGAACCGGCAGAAGCTAGATACTTCTCGCTATTTACGAGAAGCACATTCCCACGAACTTCTCCATTTAACTCTAATGTTCCATTACGAACAACCAAATTTCCTTCAATTACTTCCCCTTCTGGAACAATGACTTTGCCACTCTCATGGTCAATTTGAATGTTTCCGTTTCCTGTCACACTTAGTTCCTCTGAGCTATTCCAAACAGAAATAATACTACTAGACATGAGTATTAGAAAAATAGAAGCAGCTACGGCAAGAGGATGGTTTCTCATCCATTGCTTCCAGGCCACTCTCTTCTTACGCTTTGGTAGTTGTTGCAAGACATTATTTGTAAAGTTAGCCGATGTCTCTATATGAGAGGCACTTTGAACAAAAGCTATTGCTTTTCTCGTTTCCTCATAATGTTTCTTACATGAAACATTTGTCTCTATATAATGTAAAAACTCAGCTTTTTCTTCATTAGTTGT encodes:
- a CDS encoding anti-sigma factor family protein, whose protein sequence is MEYNKRFIELMHRYLDGETTNEEKAEFLHYIETNVSCKKHYEETRKAIAFVQSASHIETSANFTNNVLQQLPKRKKRVAWKQWMRNHPLAVAASIFLILMSSSIISVWNSSEELSVTGNGNIQIDHESGKVIVPEGEVIEGNLVVRNGTLELNGEVRGNVLLVNSEKYLASAGSVSGEIDEVTQVLEWIWYHIKSFFSDVTTVVGNEKENID
- the cdaA gene encoding diadenylate cyclase CdaA; protein product: MFLGEDFQLLNYLGQIVDILLVTYVIYKLIMIIRGTRAVQLLKGITVILGIWFLSSFFGLRTLEWLMYQTVTYGLLAIIIIFQPELRRALEQLGRGRLFSRSTIPQEEETSKSIEAIVKAANYMAKRRIGALLSIERETGMNDYVETGISMNSDLTSELLINVFIPNTPLHDGAVIIKENKIMAAACYLPLSENPFISKELGTRHRAALGISEVTDCITLVVSEETGNISLTKNGELHRDLDEEKLHELLKRELITQVQTSSARWQWGGKKDG
- the glmM gene encoding phosphoglucosamine mutase — protein: MGKYFGTDGVRGIANTQLTPELAFKLGRIGGYVLTKDTEKPKVLIGRDTRISGEMLEGALIAGLLSVGAEVMRLGVISTPGVAFLTKALSAQAGVMISASHNPVEDNGIKFFGPDGFKLLDVQEKEIETLLDEEDTLPRPVGADLGQVNDYFEGGQKYLQFLKQTVHEDFSGLHIALDCAHGAASSLAPHLFADLEADISTMGTSPNGVNINDGVGSTHPEALAQLVLDKKADLGLAFDGDADRLIAVDENGHIVDGDQIMFICAKFMKEQGWLKHNTVVTTVMSNLGFYKALEANDVDTRQTGVGDRYVMEEMRKGGFNLGGEQSGHIIFLDHITTGDGLLSALQLVNIMKLTKKPLSQLAGEMEKFPQTLVNIKVVDKEAVQTNNKVVEAIEAVEKEMNGNGRVLVRPSGTEPLVRVMVEAETEELCERFVTSIADVVQEELGFKEE
- a CDS encoding CdaR family protein, translating into MDKLFTSPWFVKLISFFIALMLFLMVNADNFTNQPSVLPGVSKGSHTLTDVPLVAHFDEDQYVVTEMTESVQVNLTGPQGALIQFQVARPNYEVFVDLQDKGPGVHHVSIHTKGFPRELSVSVVPQFVRVVLQEKKTMTLPVTVDLVNSDEVAEGYTVGTPIVTPVTIEITAAEEIIEQVAIAKAYVDVQGADRTIEKGVPVKVYDQVGNELHLDIEPAIVDVRVPITSPYKEVPVKVSKQGEPPEGLSVESVILEPKEVTIFGPRDVIGQISIIEGLEIDLSTITESQTLQLAVPRPRGVERVDPQVINVTVELNKEETLLIEEVPVDINGLSEGLELIFESPVNQLVNVTLKGTTALLEKVNPENIQAFIDVNELALGEHEIEIQVIGPQNLSFESSSQKATVIIKEQSNE